From the genome of Paracidovorax avenae:
CTGGACGCCACTGCCGACATGATCGAGGCGCGGTTCGGTCCATGACGCGCCACGGCATCTACTGGATCGCCTCGTATCCCAAGTCCGGCAATACCTGGGTGCGGTGCCTGATCGCCAGCCTGCTGTCCGGCGGCGCGCCCGTGCGGCTGGACAGGCTGGCCGATGCCGTGCCCAGCTCGGCCTCCCGGACCTGGATCGAAGCCAGCATCGATATCGGTACCGCCGACATGCTGGGCGGCGAGCTCAGGGCGATGCGCGTGCAGGCGCACCGGGAAGAGGGTTCCCGGCGCCTTTGCATGCTGAAGGTCCATGACCGCTGCGACGCGGAACTGTTCCCTCCGGACGTGACCCTGGGGTCGGTCTACATCGTGCGCGACCCCCGCGACGTGGCGCCGTCCTGGGCGGACCACATGGGGGTGGATGTGGATACCGCCATCGCGCGGATGGCGGACGGCGAATGGACGGTCGGCCGCGGCATGTCCTCGCTCCGCCCGCAGGTGCCGCAGCGGTACGGATCGTGGTCCGGGCACGTGGTGTCCTGGCTGGACCATGCGCCGGCATCCCGGCTGCTGCTGCGCTACGAAGCGCTGCTGGCCGATCCCGCGGGTGAAGCCGCGCGGCTCGCACGGTTCCTGGGGTTGCCGGCGGACGCCGATGTCGTGGCGCGCGCAGTGCGTGCGTGCGATTTCGGAAGGTTGCGCGACATGGAGGAGCGCGAAGGTTTCGCCGAGCGCCAGAAGGGCCAGCAGCGCTTTTTCCGCCAGGGACGGTCCGGCGCGTGGCGTACGGCGCTGCAGCCGGGGCAGGTGGACCGGATCGTGGACGCACATGGGGACGTGATGCGGAGACTGGGCTACGGTGCCGATGCGCTGTGAAGCCTGGTCCCCCGCGTTCTGCTGCCTCCTGGCGCTTTGGCGGGGAGAAGCGGGCGGAGATGCATGCGCTACGGTCGATGAGGGGGCATTCACGCGTGCCTTGATCCGGCACCGGCTGGCCCTGGCGCTGCCGGACGCAGGCCGGCTCGATGCCCGACTTCCTTCAGCGCTGCGCTCGGTATTGCGCGATCGCCAGCGCCGCATGGCCTTGCGCACGTTGCAGCACGCCGCGGCCGTGCGCGGCGTCGCCGATGCGCTGCGGGGCGCCGGCATCCGGTACTGCCTGATCAAGGGCCAGGGCTATGCGGCGCTGTTCGGCGACCCCCTGCGCCGCGAGGCGAGCGACATCGATGTGCTGGTCGATCCCGAGAACATGGCGCGGGCCCTGCCGCCGCTGCAGGCCCTCGGCTATCTGCCCGACCCAGCCGCCGTGGCGGACCTGGAGCGCTATGGCGCCGGGCACCACGACCTGCCACTGCGCCATGCCGCCACGGGCGTGGTGGTGGAACTGCACCTGCGGCTCGCCAACCGGCGGAGCCAGTTCAACCTGGAGGCGGCAGCACTGTGGGAGCGGCACGTCACCACGGTACGGCTGAGTGGAACCGACGTTCCCACGCTGGCGCCGCCCGCTGCCGTGGCCTATGCCGCGTTCCACGGAACCAAGCACCACTGGCACCGTGCCTTCTGGCTGGTGGACATGGCACTGGCATTGCGCAGCCCCACGCTGGACTGGGACGCCACGCTGGCGCTGGCCCGGCAACTGGGTGTCGAGCGATCTCTGGCGATGGCCGCGCTGCTCGTGGAGGCGACGCTGGGCCTGGAGGTGCCTGCCGTGCTGCGCCGCCAGCCCGCGTTGCTGCACGCGGCCCGTCCAGCGGCCGAGGCGCTGCTGCCGCACCTGGATGCGCTGGGCTCCGACCGTGGCGCGGAACTGGCGGCGCGGATGGGCGTGGTCCGTTATGTGCGATGGCTTCTGTCGCTGCAGTCGGGCTGGCGCGGGCGCGTGCAGCTCATTCCGGTCCTGCTGGCCCCCACCGACGGCGATCGCGCTGCGCTGGCTCTGCCCCGCCGGCTGGAGTGGGCCTACCCGGCGGTGCGGGTTCTGCGGCTGGCAGCGCGCCACCTCGCCAGGCGCCAGCGCGGCTGACAGGGGAGGCCACCGGGATGCAGTACCTTTCTCCTGCGTTGTGCGGGCACTCCGTATCCGCTGTAATGCGTGGCATTTCCCCCATGGCGGCGTGCCGCCTCCATTCCTCCGAACGGATGTTCCTGCGTGTCTGATGTGCTGCCCCTGCGGCGCCTGCGTGCTTTCCTGCGCCTTCCGCGTTTCGAGCGCGGCCTGTTCTGCCCGGCCTGGCTGCTGCTGGGGCTCGCGCGGGCGGCCGTGCTCTGCCTGGGGTTCCGCCGGATCGCGCCCTGGCTGGGGCGCGCGGTCGCGGAGCCGCCCCCCCTGCCCCCCCTGGACGAGCGCGGACGGCGGCGCGCTCAGCAGATCGGCCGCACGTTGCGCCTGTCCGCCCGGCACACGCCCTGGCAGTCGAATTGCCTGGCCCAGGCGCTGGCGGCGCGCTGTCTGCTTGGACTGTTCGGGATTCCCCATGTGGTGTGCTTCGGGGTGGCGCGTTCGGACGCGTCGCAACTGCAGGCGCATGCCTGGGTCATCGCGGGGCGGGGATTCGTGACCGGTGGAGCCGGCGCGCAGCGCTTCACCCGCACGGGATGCTTCGTCGTCGGCGCGGAGGGCGCGTGACGGGGCCGTGGAGGGCATTGGCGCGGCTTCTGGCCTGGGCGCCTTCGCGCCAGCGCCTGGCGCTTTTCCTGTTGATGCTGATGGCAGGCGCCACGGAAGGCATCGGCGTGCTGTTGCTGGTGCCCCTGCTGGGGGTATTGCAGGGCGGAGCCGTGGAGGGATTGGGCATTGCCGCGCGGGGCGTCGTTCAGGCCACGGAATCGCTGGGCCTGCCCGCAGGAACGCCGCTGCCGCTGCTGGCACTGTTCTGTGCGCTGATCCTGCTGCGCAACGCGATCCAGTATGCGCGGGAATGCACCGCAGCGCGGCTGCAGCAGCAGGTGGCGGACCGGCTGCGCGAGGCCAGCTTCTCTGCACTGCTCGGCGCGCAGTGGCGCTGGGTGGTCGCGCAGCGCACGGCAGAGCAGGCGAACCTCATGCTCAGCGATGTGGCGCGCATCGGTATCGGCCTGGGCCATGGCATGGGCATGCTGGCGTCTCTGGCCACTGCCGCGGTGTACCTGCTGGCCGCCTTCGCGCTGCACTGGAAGCTGGCGCTCGCCTGCGCCCTGGGCGGCGCGCTGCTGCTGGCCCTGCTGGCCGGGCACCGGCGCGCCGTGATGGCCCTGGGGCGGCAGCTCACCGTGGCCAGCCAGCGCCTGCATGGCAGCCTGCACGACAGCCTGGCCGGATTGCGGCTGGCCAAGATCCTGGGGGCGGAGGCGCGCTACCGTGCCTGGATTGCCGGCGACGCGGGCAGGCTGCGCGACCAGCAACTGCGCTTCTCCACCGGGCTGAGCCTGTCCAAGGCCCTGCTGCACAGCGCCGGTGCGTTGCTGCTGGCCGCGTATGTGTACCTGGGGTTGCGGGTGTGGGCTGTGCCGGTCGCCGAGTTGCTCACGCTGGTGCTGGTGTTCGCCCGCCTGCTGCCCTTGATGGCGATGGGCCACCAGCAACAGCAGATGTGGTTGCATGCGGCGCCCGCCTTCGCCGGGGTGGAGCGCCAGCTGGCCGATGCCCGCGACTGGGCCGAACCGGAGGAGGCTGCCCGGGAGGCGGTGCCCGACGTGCGTACGGCGATCGCCCTGCGCAGCGTCGGAGTGCGCTACGAAGGCCGTGCGGTCCGGGCGCTGGACGATGTCTCCCTCACGTTGCCCGTGCGGACGACCACCGCCATCGTCGGCGCCTCCGGCGCCGGCAAGAGCACCCTGGCCGACGTGCTGTGCGGATTGCTGGGCCCGGACGAGGGAGCGCTGGAGATCGACGGCGTGCCCCTGGACGCCCGTGCGCGCCGTGCCTGGCGGCGGGCCGTCGCCTACGTATCGCAGGACACCTTCCTGTTCAACGACAGCGTGCGCAGCAACCTGCTTCTGGCCGCGCCCGATGCCGATGACGATGCCTTGCGCCAGGCCCTGGAGCAGGCTTGCGCGCAGTTCGTGCATGCCCTGCCACAGGGCTGGGACACCGTGGTGGGGGAGCGTGGCGTGCAGCTGTCGGGTGGCGAGCGGCAGCGCCTTGCCCTGGCGCGCGCGCTGTTGCAGCGCCCGGCACTGCTGATCCTCGACGAGGCCACCAGCGCCCTGGACCCCGGCAACGAAGCACGCGTGCGCGAGGCCCTGGAGCGACTGCACGGCGACCTGACCGTGGTCGTCATCGGCCACAGGCTCGCCCTGCTGGAGCGGGCGGACCATGTCGTGCTGCTGGAGCAGGGGCGGGTCCGCATGCAGGGGCGTTGGGACGACGTGGCGCCGTACTGGGTGGGCGCGCGGTGAGCCTGCCGGACAGGATGCGCGCATGGGGCCGGCTGCTGCCTGTGCACTGGCGGGCAGGCGCGTGCGCGCTGTCGGTACAGTGGTTGTCCGTTGCCTTCGTCGCGGCCGTGTCCCTGGCGCTGTCGGTATGGCTGGCCCGGTGCATGGAGCCGTCCGGGTTCGGCCGCCATGCCTATCTGCTCAATCTGGCGACGCTGCTGGCGCTGGCGCAGGATGCCGGCCTGCGCACCCTCGTGATGCGCGAACGCGGGCAGCGTGCTGTACTTCGGATTGCGGAACGCCTGGCTTCCCGCGGTTTCCTGAGGCCTTGGCGCGCCC
Proteins encoded in this window:
- a CDS encoding sulfotransferase domain-containing protein, which gives rise to MTRHGIYWIASYPKSGNTWVRCLIASLLSGGAPVRLDRLADAVPSSASRTWIEASIDIGTADMLGGELRAMRVQAHREEGSRRLCMLKVHDRCDAELFPPDVTLGSVYIVRDPRDVAPSWADHMGVDVDTAIARMADGEWTVGRGMSSLRPQVPQRYGSWSGHVVSWLDHAPASRLLLRYEALLADPAGEAARLARFLGLPADADVVARAVRACDFGRLRDMEEREGFAERQKGQQRFFRQGRSGAWRTALQPGQVDRIVDAHGDVMRRLGYGADAL
- a CDS encoding nucleotidyltransferase family protein, producing the protein MIRHRLALALPDAGRLDARLPSALRSVLRDRQRRMALRTLQHAAAVRGVADALRGAGIRYCLIKGQGYAALFGDPLRREASDIDVLVDPENMARALPPLQALGYLPDPAAVADLERYGAGHHDLPLRHAATGVVVELHLRLANRRSQFNLEAAALWERHVTTVRLSGTDVPTLAPPAAVAYAAFHGTKHHWHRAFWLVDMALALRSPTLDWDATLALARQLGVERSLAMAALLVEATLGLEVPAVLRRQPALLHAARPAAEALLPHLDALGSDRGAELAARMGVVRYVRWLLSLQSGWRGRVQLIPVLLAPTDGDRAALALPRRLEWAYPAVRVLRLAARHLARRQRG
- a CDS encoding ABC transporter ATP-binding protein; amino-acid sequence: MAGATEGIGVLLLVPLLGVLQGGAVEGLGIAARGVVQATESLGLPAGTPLPLLALFCALILLRNAIQYARECTAARLQQQVADRLREASFSALLGAQWRWVVAQRTAEQANLMLSDVARIGIGLGHGMGMLASLATAAVYLLAAFALHWKLALACALGGALLLALLAGHRRAVMALGRQLTVASQRLHGSLHDSLAGLRLAKILGAEARYRAWIAGDAGRLRDQQLRFSTGLSLSKALLHSAGALLLAAYVYLGLRVWAVPVAELLTLVLVFARLLPLMAMGHQQQQMWLHAAPAFAGVERQLADARDWAEPEEAAREAVPDVRTAIALRSVGVRYEGRAVRALDDVSLTLPVRTTTAIVGASGAGKSTLADVLCGLLGPDEGALEIDGVPLDARARRAWRRAVAYVSQDTFLFNDSVRSNLLLAAPDADDDALRQALEQACAQFVHALPQGWDTVVGERGVQLSGGERQRLALARALLQRPALLILDEATSALDPGNEARVREALERLHGDLTVVVIGHRLALLERADHVVLLEQGRVRMQGRWDDVAPYWVGAR
- a CDS encoding lasso peptide biosynthesis B2 protein encodes the protein MSDVLPLRRLRAFLRLPRFERGLFCPAWLLLGLARAAVLCLGFRRIAPWLGRAVAEPPPLPPLDERGRRRAQQIGRTLRLSARHTPWQSNCLAQALAARCLLGLFGIPHVVCFGVARSDASQLQAHAWVIAGRGFVTGGAGAQRFTRTGCFVVGAEGA